Genomic DNA from Danio rerio strain Tuebingen ecotype United States chromosome 5, GRCz12tu, whole genome shotgun sequence:
CTCACAGAAACCTTTCTGCATGTTTTTATATcttcattaaaacaacatttataagCCATTTTTCACATGTAGGTGCTTAACATGTTTCAGCTTTTTATGTTACTCCTGTGGGGACTTTTGCTTTATATTGTACAACGTGTGTATTTTGTCCTTTTACCCAACCTTTCCCTTAAACCATCACAAAAAACATTCTGCATTTTTCTTAATCGTTGAAACATATTACCACAAGGTCAAAAAAGACTATATTACTATATTTGCGGGGACATTTGGTGCCCATAATGTAAGGTACTGTACTAGGCGCGCACAGACAACCACCTTCAAAACACCTTTGCTTGAATGACTCTTTCTATCATCACGTTTTAGCTTCTTAGTCACTCTGAATCATCCTTCCCTCAATCTACAATAGCACGTATGATTAAGACATGTTAACACAGggcaatatttatataaatatagtgTCCTTGCCTTAATCCATTTTATTTTTAGTGGATCATCACACTTTCACACATTCAAATGTAACCCTGCTActtacaaaatgaaataaaacatgcTAATCTTATTTCACTGTGATTTAGTActtagttgtttatttttttaattttaagtgaaCAAACATGAACAATGACATCATCCTGTCATGGGTGAGGATTAATTCTTTTGTTTACCAGAGCACCACAAATATGAAATTAACATATACACTGCCACCTGGTGTTTAAAGGGTGTTAAACTGCTACACACTCACTGTTGAACGATGAGATTTCTTGTTTTCGTAAAAAAGAAGAGCAGGAAGAAGTGACAAAGGTAAGTCTTTATAGAGGACACCGGGAAGTAGGTTAACAACTTCAGTTTAACTGGATATGGGCTACAGTGGGGAAATCATATGATCCCACCCATTTAAATAAAAGCTGATTAGAAAGagctgaataataatataatgttccATATATGCGTTTTGGTGTTCtctttttttacaacaatttGTATACTACAAGTTTTATTGTAaagtatgttgttgttttttctgttaTGTTGGTATTGCAAACAACAACCACAAAACTATCACATAATAACCCTGCTTGAGTTGACAGTGGGTCCAAGACCATATTTCTACTACATAAAAAGACCTTTGTCTGTATTACTATAACAATAATAACCATatagttatcattattattgtaaaatcagaattattggttttgtgtgtgtgtgtgtgtgtgtgtgtgtctgattgaaTATTTGGATAGTTCTACaagctttgtttaatttttggttAATGAAACCTTTTTATCTACACTAGAAttgtgttttgattatgttttccTGTGAATCCATGGTTTTTGTAGAGTTTTACACTATTGCAATTTGCAGTAAACCAAAACTGGACTAAACTGTAAGGCTGAGATCTGAGAGGAAAACTTCCTGGTCTCTATTTTTGTCTAGGCATTGTGTTACTAACCCAACCCACACAATAGGCAAAGTACCAATTAATAGAATAATCGAATGGGTGCGCCATTTATTCACCTTGTTTTTAATTACAACTCAGATTACTATTAGAAATTTCCCAAACAAACGGAGCTCAATGGAATTCCCAAAGAAAATCTGACTATTTATGCACGTGATACGCATGCGCGTCCTGGGCTTCGCGCATGCGTATTTGCAATTTGAGTGTCTGATTACAGTGGCTTTGGGAATTCCCCAGGAAAACACCTACGCTGCCTTTTCTGGACAAACTAGAAAACAGTAAGCAGCAACTCAAGAGGTGAGCGATTTGTAGTTTTAGAATGCTCTGGACATGGAGGGAATCTGAGGCTTGTGCAACAGCGCTTGCCGCTGTTGTTTGGGAATTTGTCCAGAAAGAGCCCATCTTGTTCCCCTAAAAACATCAACAACCCGTCAGACGGAATCCACCTGGACTGAAGGCAAACGTCGCAAACACTTTTGTTGGTGAGGAAAGGAAAGGTAGTTTCTCTTGTTACGGCTGACATAATTGAAACAGCTGATTTATGTAAATGGAGGGGACGCAGGATATTCACGGTGAATCCCGGAGACAGAATGCACGGCCTGGACGCAGCGACGCTGTGGAGAAAAGGGGTGCCTTGGATTCTGTCTCAGAGGACTGGTGTGACAGCGGACTGGACTCCTTTAGCGGAGTCGGACTCAGTTTTGATGTTCCCTACGACACTTACACCGAGACCGAGCAGATGTGGACACCTGGACGGTGTGTGTCTGACATACGGGACATCCCGCCTTCGGATGCGCCCGACAATAGAAGCAGCGCGGACTGTGTGTCGATCGGCGGCGGAGAGAGGCTTGACTCTGCCATCGGGGACTCCATTAACGAGGATGCGGTGGTGGGGTGTCTCTCCGCCGGGATTGGTACTATGATCCTGAGCGAGCCCGcagggacagacagacaggcggTCACAAACACAGAGGAGGGCCGCCAGCGGAGGGAAGAGCTTTTCAACACGCTCAACTTTCTGTCGGAGGACGGGGACACGTAAGTTAAGGCTGTGCTGTCGTCTGGAGTGGACGGTTATCGGTTTTGTTGTCAGACTGtatatttttctgttttgtttttcagagTACTTCATTTGGCGCTGATTCATGAGCAATGGGGTGTTGTCCAGTGCCTCCTTCAAAACATTGGGATGGACAACACCTGGATTCCTTACCTGGACATCCAGAATGACCTGGGCCAGGTAAATGCACAGTATTGCCAGATGCTTCTAGAATAAAACGAGCAAGCAATCTATTGATGAAAAGCAATTAGCTGTTAATTATTggtgatctgatttattttggcttaaaACATTTGCAGTAGATTATTTAATTTGTGTGCCTATTATGTTTTCCTTAATTAAATCACCTTTAATTAAAGCTTTAACTGTGACCCTCACAACGTCTGTTCTCTGATAGGGATGTGCAATAATCACCAAATAGTTGGCTGCAAGTCTTTGTCAAATGAgtgattcattcaatcattcattcaaacagTTCAGAAACACAGCAAGGGACTTTCTTTATGAATGAACCATTAAATCACAGGCTAATGACCAAagtttgtaagaaaaaaaaaagttttttacagCAACAAGTCACTCAAATGAACTCGGATTTTCTCATGTGCATCTAATCCCATTCATAATCCCAAATACACAATTTATCACTAGTAATAACAGAGACTGTGACAGACCATGTATATAAGTGGTGAACGGAGAAAACAATTAACTGGAAGTGACTTATAATAAGTGAATATAACAGCACTGATATGCCAAATACATTATGGATTCCATATGTCTAATAGTTCTTTTTCCACACTCTTTTTCTTCCTTACTCAGACCGCTCTGCATTTAGCAGTCATTGTCGACAGCAGTGAGTGTGTTCGAGCGTTATTGTGGAGCGGAGCCAGTGCAGAGATCCAAGAGAGGGGTGGAAACACACCGTTACACCTGGCTGTGAGAGAGCTGCGCACAGAGTGTGTGAGAGAGCTGACCAGCTGCTCACGGACACCACCAGAGCACCTAAACCTCACCAATTATGCAGGTACAGACTCGAGCAAATAGACTTATGTTAATCATTTTAAAGCATCCAAAGTGACTTTCAATAAATTGCATTGAAGGTTGTTGTAAGTTGCTTCTATGGTTAtcaaaaaattgcatttttattttttaacactcATCAATAGgccttttacattcatattttaatcactttctctgttcatctctcttttcAAGGTGTAAGTGCTCTGCACCTGGCTGTATATAGAGGCAATTTTGATGTCATCAAAATGCTGCTGGAGGCAGGAGCAGATGCCAATCAACGGGTGAGAAAAATAGCATTCGATTTAATGGTGCAATATGTAGCTTTTGTCTCTCAAGCAGTTAATAGTCTCTGCATTCATCTCTATGGAGAACATTTGTGTTGATGAATGTGGTTTGTAGCACATATGTACACAATTAAAACAAGCTACATGGCTGGCTGTTAGGTTACAAGCCAATGTTTATTCAGGTGTTATTACAGGCTCTTTTTGTTTGGGGTTCATGTGTTTTTACAAGCAATGATTTGTTGTTTTGATTAATAATTGTCATGGTCATTAACTTTAATGTTGCCCCCACACCTTACATACACAAGAGTAACTGGAGCTATTTCTCTTTGTGTATGGATACAAAAAGTTACAGGCGAATGAAGAATGTATGCATTTTCCCACCAAATGCATCTTGACAGGTGTAAACTGAAATCACTAATACTACAGGGCTGTTTAATGCTTGATTTATGCTCATTGGCTGTTTAAAAATCTAAGATATTCAGTTATTTTCAGAGAAACACAAATCTAAAGTATTTTTAGGCAAGTATTAATATCATTACACTGAATGATTGTAGTTATTTCACAATAGTTCAAAACAATATACTTTGAGGTGCAGAAGAAACTAGCACTACACATAGAAGGATAGGATAGTTTGAGGATAAAAGCCTGACGAATATATCTTGAAATACAACATCtaaataatgtcttttttttttttaggtgtggtAACCATAGTATAAGTTGAATAATTGACTTTAGTCTGAATCATTAGGAAATAATGCACACTCCACTGTGTGTCAGGGCCACATCATGtgtgtgcattattttttttaataatacaatagcCCGTGTTCATGTATTCCTTCCTCATTATACGCTTACTGTGGTGATTCAGGGTACAACAGAAACATGGTTCAGAAGTTGTGATGGAGTCACTTTTTGAACCAAAAGTTACATAGTGTACTGTTAAATAAAGGGAAGGctgatgtttcgacacagtgtcgagatcctgaAGCGCAAGAGTTTCAAAAAACTGCACCGACGCAaaacacccaagtcacgtgactaagaTTATTCGAAACACCAGGTCACGTgtctaaagcgattcaaagcattggtTGTTTCAGAGGCATTTCGAGACTTGTCGAATCTCCGATTGACTGACGGTCAGAGAAACTATGCTGCAAATGGCCTGAGTTTGAATCCCGAATTGTACAAATATTCGGAAATtatgacttgatgtattttaataatgttactttttaatGACCagaacaagacatatttattcacaaagtgttaaTTCGGATGTCAGatcaatgttaaaatatattgcgctacaagaacagaacatttaaaaactaacatctgtagctgcatcaccctggattTGAACCCATTATCTGTGCATTCAATCCAGGAACTCCCAACtcttcactaaatcacttgaaactTCAACTCTACAACGTGAAGTTTAATAACTCAAtttgtttaactgtttgtttgttGAAGCTGTTCCTAAGCAATACATGAAAATGACCATTAGGTGTCACTGTTGAGACAGGTTTTTAAAACGTTTCGAAGTTTCAACACATTTGATTCGACTGTTTCAGTGAAGCGGATTCATAAAGTCTCGCTTTGCCAACCACTAGTtaaatatacagccatatttgttttccttttcttCCTATTCTTTcttaatttgtatatatatatatatatatatatatatatatatatatatatatatatatatatatatatatatatatatatatatatatatatataaaataatgattatcTTATTGACTTTGTAGGATCTGGGGTCAGGTCGGTCTCCATTGCACTGGGCAGTGGAAAGTCAGAAGCTAGAAACAGTGGAGCTACTATTGAGCGCTGGTGCATTGGTAAATCAGCGGTCGTATGCAGGCCACACACCCTTCTACTGTGCCCTTTACAGACCCAACAAAGATATCCAGACCCTACTCCGTGCCCATGGGGCCACTTACTCACAGGAcgatgaagaggaggaagaaTGCAGAGAGAGTGAAGAGGTAAAAGCCCAAACCACGCACATTTACTAGCCGAATGCCTTCAAATCTGCTTGTATACTCATCAGTTCTCATTCTGTCGCAGGAGGAGTTTGATGATGTCATCATTAATGGACAGCGAGTGCTGTAGCTGTAAAACATGGACACTGCTCTGCCATAGACCCTTTGAGCTCCAGCTGAATGATTGTGGTGTCTGAGTGTATCTGGTGGAGGctattctgtatgtgtgtgtctttgttaATGGTACCGTATGATGTCTGTATGCTGGTATTGGTTTAGGTTGATTGATTACATAGATTCTGTTTATCAGGATCAAAGTTATTTAAGCCTGACGTCACATAAAGCCTTCTAACAATGGAGGCagcttttcatttaattaattcatcaGATCATCTAGTATGTAtcagaattaaagggatagttcatcttaAGACAcatattctgttatcatttacttcaAACGCGTATGGAGAAGATATGTTGGGGTTATTTTGGAAGTGTTTTTTTGTGCGCACACAGATGTCCAATGTTTAAGCAACGTTCATCTAACATGTCttacagtaaatgtgtgtgtttcaaATATGAAATGGTCAGTACGTGTTCaagaggttgagtaaatgatccctttttttggttgaactatctctttaagaaccAAATTAGCTAGAAGACACTAAACAGCGTGTCTATGCTGTATGAAGGCATCATGCAGCTGTGATGCCCCCACTATAAGGGATGTGTTGATGtacaagatgaaaaaaaaaggctttttcctttatttttaaagctaaattatttgGCAGATTTAGGTGAAGAACTATTGAAGAGAAACACGAATGGTTTTTAATAAACTGGCTGAATTACTATCACTGCTAAACCAACTATTTGCTGTGTTTGAGTGGAGTGTCACTGTTTTCATTGTGACTTCCCAACCGTCTAATGTGTGTTTACAGTGGTTGTTTTTAATTCGCTTTTCTGTATAATACAATGGGTCTTAGGGGTCAAATAGGATAGACAAGAAGTGGACATGAGCAATGCAGGAAAGGATAGTTGGTCAGGAAGCGATTTAAAGCGTTTTATGCAtaactaaataaatcaaattacaattttaaagaaTTCTACAatagaaatgacaacagattcaCAACTTTGGATTAACATGCTGAAATTCTTGAACGTTGTTCACATTTCAGACTTCACTAAATGCAGTTACATGATCATATCGTCAAGAATCAACAACATTccaaattacattaaatttacaCAATTCTTAAagcatttaaattatatttgaaatgtactactataattaaaaatatatatactgatttgatttattttgtttccaattGTTATTAAAGTAAAGATTTTTAGTCACTCACATGGGGGCATTAGGGTTGTGGACATTTTGTCACCggtttcagatgttttatttggCTGAGTGTGAATATTTTTGGTTGATGATTGATAAAATGGACGCTCATTTGGAAATCAGGGCTCCTGTTCTACTTGTCCTCTGTGAGTTGACGGAATACTGTTGTGCAGAGCAAGTTTGTAATTGTTATTTGTCCACTGGGAATATGTCATTGATTTGACTTTATTCTTTCTGAAGCTAAGGTCACAGTAACATCCAGGAGAGTGGGAGAAGTAACATGTTTGGAGTAATGCAAGTCTGACCCAAGTCTTAAAGGTTTGAGTGGTACAGTTGCTTTAAGGGAAGTTGGATTTGTGTTTGAATCCATGTGTACAAATACATGCTGCACAGATTTCCTCTCACCTGTACTTATTTCTGTTTACTTGGTGATTGGTGAAATCACTGAAAAGCTCTTAGCAACCATAGAAAAggacaataaacaataataatgacgcAAAGACTGGTTTTACTTGTCTCGTGCTTATTAACACAATCGATCTCATCTAATTTCAAACATCGTAGAGTGTATTTAAGTGAGTGGTCACCAGTTTTAAACATCTCTATTTTCATACAGACATGTCCTTTATAAGTACTGTAAATGTCACCATgtagatttaaatactgcattttagtgacattttaagcactcgTTTTTTAGTATTAGAATTTGTATTCATAACCACAATTTTGATGTGCCAACATATTTCCTCAAGatttagaaaacaaaaaaatatgaaagaaaattgtttttaagatactaatttattacatcaaatttcattaaacaaataataggaatctgttaaagttttaaattaaaaactgtagcctattgtcatttattaggcaaataacaaactggccagcacattcaactttcctcagtccgaatttggccatttg
This window encodes:
- the nfkbib gene encoding NF-kappa-B inhibitor beta; translation: MEGTQDIHGESRRQNARPGRSDAVEKRGALDSVSEDWCDSGLDSFSGVGLSFDVPYDTYTETEQMWTPGRCVSDIRDIPPSDAPDNRSSADCVSIGGGERLDSAIGDSINEDAVVGCLSAGIGTMILSEPAGTDRQAVTNTEEGRQRREELFNTLNFLSEDGDTVLHLALIHEQWGVVQCLLQNIGMDNTWIPYLDIQNDLGQTALHLAVIVDSSECVRALLWSGASAEIQERGGNTPLHLAVRELRTECVRELTSCSRTPPEHLNLTNYAGVSALHLAVYRGNFDVIKMLLEAGADANQRDLGSGRSPLHWAVESQKLETVELLLSAGALVNQRSYAGHTPFYCALYRPNKDIQTLLRAHGATYSQDDEEEEECRESEEEEFDDVIINGQRVL